Proteins co-encoded in one Acidovorax sp. 69 genomic window:
- a CDS encoding MFS transporter: MPIALLALTLSAFAIGTTEFVIVGLLPTVAADLAISIPSAGLLVSLYALGVAIGAPVLTALTGKLPRKALLLSLMALFTAGNLLAWQAPSYESLVAARILTGLAHGVFFSIGSTIATGLVPREKAASAIAIMFTGLTVALVTGVPLGTFIGQHFGWRETFLAVSALGVVAFIGSAVFVPSNMAHTPPASLLQQAKVLAEPRLLLVYAKTAIGYGGTFIPFTFLAPILTDISGFSVGAVGWVMLVYGVSVAIGNLWGGHLADRLGPIPALRIIFALLAAVLLVLQFTAPYPWLALGTVLLWGAVAFGNVPGLQVYVVKQAERVTPQAVDVASGLNIAAFNLGIAGAAWAGGLIVTHLGLRHTPWIGALVVLVSLALTHYSGVLDRRSGIPVRSSGPVPVGH; encoded by the coding sequence ATGCCCATTGCCTTGCTCGCGCTGACGCTCAGCGCTTTTGCCATCGGCACGACCGAATTCGTGATCGTTGGCCTGCTTCCCACCGTGGCGGCCGACCTCGCCATCAGCATCCCCTCGGCAGGCCTGCTGGTCAGCCTGTATGCCCTGGGGGTCGCCATTGGCGCCCCGGTGCTCACCGCACTCACCGGCAAGCTGCCGCGCAAGGCGCTGCTGCTGTCGCTGATGGCGCTGTTCACCGCTGGCAACCTGCTGGCCTGGCAGGCACCGAGCTACGAATCGCTGGTGGCCGCGCGCATCCTCACCGGCCTGGCGCATGGGGTGTTCTTTTCCATCGGCTCGACCATCGCCACCGGCCTGGTGCCGCGCGAGAAGGCGGCCAGCGCCATCGCCATCATGTTCACCGGGCTCACCGTGGCGCTGGTCACGGGCGTGCCGCTGGGCACCTTCATCGGCCAGCACTTCGGTTGGCGCGAGACCTTTCTGGCCGTCTCGGCCCTGGGCGTGGTCGCCTTCATCGGCAGCGCCGTCTTTGTTCCCAGCAACATGGCCCACACCCCGCCCGCCTCGCTGCTGCAGCAGGCCAAGGTGCTGGCCGAGCCGCGCCTGCTGCTGGTGTATGCCAAGACAGCCATCGGCTACGGCGGCACGTTCATTCCGTTCACCTTTCTGGCGCCCATCCTGACCGACATCTCAGGTTTCAGCGTGGGTGCCGTGGGCTGGGTGATGCTGGTGTATGGCGTGTCCGTGGCCATAGGCAACCTCTGGGGCGGCCACCTGGCCGACCGCTTGGGGCCCATTCCTGCGCTGCGCATCATCTTTGCGCTGCTGGCCGCCGTGCTGTTGGTACTGCAGTTCACCGCACCCTACCCGTGGCTGGCCCTGGGCACCGTGCTGCTGTGGGGTGCCGTGGCGTTTGGCAATGTGCCGGGACTGCAGGTGTATGTGGTCAAGCAGGCCGAACGCGTCACCCCGCAGGCAGTGGATGTCGCCTCGGGCCTGAACATCGCGGCCTTCAACCTGGGCATCGCGGGTGCGGCCTGGGCGGGTGGCCTGATCGTGACGCACCTGGGTCTGCGGCACACGCCGTGGATTGGAGCGCTGGTGGTGCTGGTGTCGTTGGCACTCACGCACTACAGCGGTGTTCTGGACCGGCGCAGCGGCATCCCTGTGCGCAGCAGCGGGCCGGTGCCCGTGGGGCACTGA
- a CDS encoding glutathione S-transferase N-terminal domain-containing protein — MPDLSPFAITHKWPAQHPDRLQLYSLPTPNGVKVSIALEEMGLPYEPHLVSFDTNDQTTPEFLSLNPNNKIPAILDPNGPGGQPLALFESGAILLYLADKTGQLVPQDAAARYETIQWVMWQMGGVGPMFGQLGFFHKFAGKDFEDKRPRDRYVAESKRLLAVLNQRLAGRQWVMGDQYTIADIAILPWVRNLIGFYGAGDLVEFAQFKEVQRVLDGFVARPAVAKGLLIPARA; from the coding sequence ATGCCCGATCTTTCCCCCTTCGCCATCACCCACAAATGGCCCGCCCAGCACCCTGACCGCCTCCAGCTGTATTCGCTGCCCACGCCCAATGGTGTGAAGGTGTCGATTGCGCTCGAAGAAATGGGCCTGCCCTACGAACCCCATCTGGTGAGCTTCGACACCAACGACCAGACAACGCCCGAGTTCCTGTCGCTCAACCCCAACAACAAGATCCCCGCCATCCTCGACCCGAACGGGCCGGGTGGCCAGCCGCTGGCGCTGTTCGAGTCCGGCGCCATCCTGCTGTACCTGGCCGACAAAACCGGCCAGCTGGTGCCCCAGGACGCCGCCGCGCGCTACGAAACCATCCAGTGGGTGATGTGGCAGATGGGCGGCGTGGGCCCCATGTTTGGCCAGCTCGGGTTCTTTCACAAGTTTGCCGGCAAGGACTTTGAAGACAAGCGCCCGCGCGACCGCTACGTGGCCGAATCCAAGCGCCTGCTGGCGGTGCTCAACCAGCGCCTGGCAGGCCGCCAATGGGTGATGGGCGATCAGTACACCATTGCCGACATCGCCATCCTGCCGTGGGTGCGCAACCTGATCGGCTTCTATGGTGCGGGGGACCTGGTGGAGTTTGCGCAATTCAAGGAGGTCCAACGTGTGCTCGATGGGTTTGTGGCCCGTCCTGCCGTGGCCAAGGGGCTGCTGATCCCGGCACGGGCTTGA
- a CDS encoding LysR family transcriptional regulator, protein MKTTLEELQAFVAVVDGGSITAAADQLGQTVSGISRALGRLEKKLETTLLRRTTRRTELTEEGQAFLHRTRAILASIDDAEEHMAARRQQPAGRLRVNAATPFMLHAVVPLVPAFRQAYPQITLELDTDELNIDLLARRTDVAIRIGPLRDSTLHARPLCTSRLRVLASPAYLEAQGKPRSVADLSRHTLLGFTQPESLNRWPLRGAHGDEWPVVPGITASSGETLRQLALQGVGIVCLSDFMTAADRACGDLVPVLAKDTVDVRQPVSAVYYRNTQLVARIACFLDFLQEHMG, encoded by the coding sequence ATGAAGACCACCCTGGAAGAGCTGCAGGCCTTTGTCGCCGTGGTCGATGGCGGTTCCATCACCGCAGCGGCGGACCAGTTGGGCCAGACGGTGTCGGGCATCAGCCGGGCCTTGGGCCGGTTGGAGAAGAAGCTGGAGACCACGCTGCTGCGCCGCACCACGCGGCGCACCGAGTTGACAGAGGAGGGCCAGGCCTTCTTGCACCGCACGCGCGCCATCCTCGCGTCCATCGATGACGCCGAGGAGCACATGGCCGCACGCCGCCAGCAGCCCGCTGGCCGCCTGCGCGTGAATGCCGCCACCCCCTTCATGCTGCACGCCGTGGTGCCGCTGGTGCCTGCGTTTCGCCAGGCCTACCCGCAGATCACGCTGGAGCTGGACACGGACGAGCTCAACATCGACCTGCTGGCGCGGCGCACCGACGTGGCCATCCGCATCGGCCCCTTGCGGGACTCCACCCTGCATGCGCGCCCGCTGTGCACCAGCCGCCTGCGCGTGCTGGCCAGCCCGGCGTATCTGGAGGCGCAGGGCAAGCCCCGGTCGGTGGCGGACCTGTCGCGGCACACGCTGCTGGGCTTCACGCAGCCCGAGTCGCTCAACCGTTGGCCGCTGCGCGGAGCGCATGGCGACGAATGGCCCGTGGTGCCGGGCATCACGGCATCCAGTGGCGAAACCCTGCGCCAGTTGGCGTTGCAGGGCGTGGGCATCGTGTGCCTGTCGGATTTCATGACCGCCGCCGACCGCGCGTGCGGCGACCTGGTGCCGGTGCTGGCCAAGGACACGGTGGATGTGCGCCAGCCCGTCAGTGCGGTGTACTACCGCAACACGCAGCTGGTGGCACGTATTGCGTGTTTTCTGGATTTTTTGCAGGAGCACATGGGCTGA